One stretch of Xiphophorus maculatus strain JP 163 A chromosome 19, X_maculatus-5.0-male, whole genome shotgun sequence DNA includes these proteins:
- the gemin2 gene encoding gem-associated protein 2: MKSDVEELMPRLLPVDCGEGTEDLDLSGPPRNPREYLRQVQLEASLCPDVVVAQIDPKKLKKKQTVNASVAGCLAAPVGFCPSLSWQQHQVSNFSDVRQSITKNRTHWSHHILDDNVQMPKLTDEKGWQRFCLGEKTYLGSSSSGLTEADQEPALDYSKVGFPPLLSIVSRFNQSTVLMLLDILISWFEEREFVPQLGRWLYSLLACLEKPLLPEAHSSIRQLARRCAQLRSTMNSQEDENLPALNLLICLVARYFEQVDLADQPE, translated from the exons ATGAAGTCGGACGTGGAAGAGTTAATGCCGAGGCTGTTGCCGGTGGATTGTGGAGAAGGAACCGAGGACCTGGACCTCAGTGGACCGCCACGGAACCCCCGAGAATATCTGCGACAGGTCCA GCTGGAGGCATCGCTGTGTCCTGATGTGGTGGTTGCTCAAATCGAcccaaagaaactgaaaaagaagcaaacagtCAATGCTTCT GTAGCAGGGTGCCTTGCTGCTCCTGTAGGCTTCTGCCCCAGCCTCAGTTGGCAGCAACACCAAGTCAGTAACTTTTCAGACGTCAGGCAG AGCATCACTAAGAACAGGACACACTGGAGTCATCACATTCTAGATGACAATGTACAGATG cCAAAGCTGACAGACGAAAAGGGCTGGCAGAGGTTTTGTTTAGGAGAGAAGACTTACCTGGGTTCTTCATCATCCGGACTAACAGAGGCAGACCAAGAGCCAGCACTGGACTACAGCAAG GTGGGGTTTCCTCCACTGCTAAGCATCGTCAGCAGATTCAATCAG TCCACGGTGCTGATGCTGCTGGACATCCTTATCAGCTGGTTTGAAGAGAGAGAATTTGTTCCACAGCTG GGTCGTTGGTTGTACTCTCTTCTGGCCTGCTTGGAGAAGCCGCTGCTGCCTGAAGCCCACTCCTCCATCCGGCAGCTGGCCAGGAGATGTGCCCAGCTCCGTAGCACAATG AATAGTCAGGAGGATGAGAACTTGCCTGCACTCAACCTGCTCATCTGTCTTGTTGCAAG aTACTTTGAACAGGTTGATCTTGCAGACCAGCCAGAGTAA